In the genome of Elusimicrobiaceae bacterium, one region contains:
- the lptE gene encoding LPS assembly lipoprotein LptE, with protein MAKQIKLAFFAALALLAAGCAGDSGVIYQPYPQILPQSVTNLAVQPFINKTEYFGLEDRLNIAITNEFLRNGNFPVVPQPQATGVIMGEIRRYILVPIQYDAAMVPTSYKLTVLLKVQFYDRKSNTLLWEEPALEGTVVYTASVLSGGITEDQARDQVWSILARDIVTRTVTGYGSVSSASERKISPTDPVSTSTAPVEYRSSGQ; from the coding sequence ATGGCCAAACAAATCAAGCTGGCGTTTTTCGCGGCGCTCGCGCTGCTGGCGGCGGGCTGCGCCGGCGACTCGGGGGTTATCTACCAGCCTTATCCGCAGATACTGCCACAGTCGGTAACGAATCTGGCGGTTCAGCCGTTTATAAATAAAACCGAGTATTTCGGGCTGGAAGACCGGCTCAACATCGCCATCACCAACGAATTTCTGCGAAACGGCAATTTCCCGGTGGTGCCGCAGCCGCAGGCCACGGGCGTAATAATGGGCGAGATACGGCGCTACATACTCGTGCCAATCCAGTATGACGCGGCGATGGTGCCCACCTCCTACAAACTGACAGTGCTGCTCAAGGTGCAGTTTTACGACCGCAAATCCAACACCCTGCTGTGGGAAGAACCGGCGCTGGAAGGCACCGTGGTGTACACCGCCTCGGTGCTGTCCGGCGGCATAACGGAAGATCAGGCGCGCGATCAGGTGTGGAGCATTCTCGCGCGCGACATTGTCACGCGCACGGTAACGGGCTACGGCTCGGTGTCCAGCGCGTCGGAAAGGAAGATTTCTCCGACCGATCCCGTTTCCACCTCCACCGCGCCGGTTGAATACCGGTCGAGCGGACAGTAA
- the holA gene encoding DNA polymerase III subunit delta — protein sequence MGTVTPEKLAGGLRAGNIKPVYFLGGEEIYRKKQIIAQLKKLISPDDFNYFSCDGDKTPSQEILSLAQTPPVFANERLIVINRAEKIKLKDKKSLIEYLGNPLGTTCLVLVSEERKKTDALLKACEEAGEAAVFYGLRENEAHSWVMARAEKAGLSITAQGAKLLVDSAGTDLTALSMEIDKLAIYLSGTAGLITPELVLESLGFSKEENPYELASLIMRRDQKGAMSLIDRLIESGSTPVQLLNIITGTLVKLIKVKRLETAGLDQQSIAAQAGLNFFERDFVAQARDFAPAAALTDALARSLEYDRDLKTSSGSEPGVTLKSLVFKILSGGRAKRS from the coding sequence ATGGGCACGGTCACCCCGGAAAAACTGGCCGGCGGCCTGCGCGCGGGCAACATCAAACCGGTTTATTTTCTGGGCGGCGAGGAAATTTACCGGAAAAAACAGATCATCGCGCAGTTGAAAAAACTGATCAGTCCGGACGATTTCAATTATTTTTCCTGCGACGGCGACAAAACCCCCTCGCAGGAAATCCTGTCGCTGGCGCAAACCCCGCCGGTTTTCGCCAATGAACGGCTGATTGTCATAAACCGCGCGGAAAAAATAAAGCTCAAGGACAAAAAATCGCTGATCGAGTATCTGGGCAATCCGCTCGGCACTACCTGCCTGGTGCTGGTTTCGGAGGAGCGAAAGAAAACCGACGCGCTGCTGAAAGCCTGCGAAGAAGCGGGCGAAGCGGCGGTTTTCTACGGCCTGCGGGAAAACGAGGCGCACTCGTGGGTAATGGCGCGGGCGGAGAAAGCGGGCCTTTCGATAACGGCGCAGGGCGCGAAACTGCTGGTTGATTCGGCGGGAACCGATCTCACCGCCCTGAGCATGGAAATAGACAAGCTGGCCATTTACCTGTCCGGCACGGCGGGGCTGATAACTCCGGAACTGGTGCTGGAAAGCCTGGGTTTTTCAAAAGAGGAAAACCCCTATGAACTGGCGAGCCTCATCATGCGGCGCGATCAGAAGGGCGCCATGTCGCTGATTGACAGATTGATCGAATCAGGTTCAACACCCGTGCAGCTGCTTAACATCATAACCGGCACGCTCGTAAAGCTGATCAAAGTCAAACGGCTGGAAACGGCGGGGCTGGACCAGCAGTCCATAGCGGCGCAGGCGGGCCTGAATTTTTTCGAGCGTGATTTTGTGGCGCAGGCGCGCGACTTCGCGCCTGCGGCCGCGCTGACTGACGCGCTGGCCAGATCGCTGGAATATGACCGGGACTTGAAAACTTCGTCCGGCTCGGAACCGGGCGTGACGCTGAAATCGCTGGTGTTTAAAATACTGTCGGGCGGACGGGCAAAACGTTCCTGA
- the rpsT gene encoding 30S ribosomal protein S20, with amino-acid sequence MAKLKTGRHTSGIKAHRQSERRAAFNRGMRKMIRTAAKAVTTAVEKKEPETGKVLTEAFSKWDKAAKKGLIHWKTAARKKSRLSKLTASSSK; translated from the coding sequence ATGGCAAAACTTAAAACTGGAAGACACACTAGTGGTATCAAAGCTCACCGCCAGTCTGAGCGCCGGGCCGCGTTTAACCGCGGTATGCGCAAAATGATCCGCACGGCGGCAAAGGCGGTCACGACCGCTGTTGAAAAGAAAGAACCCGAAACCGGGAAAGTCCTTACCGAGGCTTTTTCCAAATGGGACAAGGCCGCCAAGAAGGGCCTTATTCACTGGAAAACCGCGGCGCGGAAAAAATCCCGCCTGAGCAAGCTGACCGCTTCTTCTTCCAAATAA
- the murJ gene encoding murein biosynthesis integral membrane protein MurJ produces the protein MDIRSTARDEKFAENAGAFGAATAVSRVLGYLRDAGIMYLFGATALTDAYYAALRIANFFRRTAGEGTINAAFMPLLAQENAVSRARGHEFFAAVWTAGLAATAFFSLLAAVFAAPLVRALTWGLCGQPEIFGLTVTLTRIMMAQVIFVMLSALCQGALYLSMRFFLPAIAPVTFSLSIIVYLIAAAALPGPDPETRVRGLALAAVAGSALQLALLAPAVKKLGYSLRLTNPLRTPAVKTALAMMLPALVCSAGDQISMFTGMFFASFLPQGSITAIYNSARIMQLPLALFGVAAANSALAHLTVSAQSGDRAEFRSTYSLAVRLTGFMLIPAMAGILVLDLPLVRALFEHGRFSFEQSEVTASALRWLGPGLAAHGVNKISVMAFYALKDWKTPFKIILAQTAVEIALCMALLGKMGVAGLALASSAGAWSGALLLTLALRKKFGPLGFAGILRAYARFILLAGAMAGLCAMALHYAQPLGTALAAACAVCAGAAGYAGLALAFNTGEAKLFLAAGKNRENTR, from the coding sequence ATGGATATCAGGTCAACCGCTCGGGACGAGAAATTCGCTGAAAACGCCGGCGCGTTCGGCGCCGCGACCGCCGTTTCGCGCGTTTTAGGCTACCTGCGCGACGCGGGCATAATGTATCTGTTCGGCGCGACCGCGCTGACCGACGCGTATTACGCGGCGCTGAGGATCGCCAATTTTTTCCGCCGCACCGCCGGCGAAGGCACCATAAACGCGGCCTTCATGCCGCTGCTGGCGCAGGAAAACGCGGTTTCGCGCGCGCGCGGGCATGAATTTTTCGCCGCGGTCTGGACCGCGGGCCTGGCCGCGACGGCATTTTTTTCCCTGCTGGCTGCTGTCTTCGCCGCGCCGCTGGTGCGCGCGCTGACATGGGGACTGTGCGGCCAGCCGGAAATTTTCGGGCTGACGGTAACGCTCACGCGGATAATGATGGCGCAGGTGATTTTCGTCATGCTGTCGGCTTTATGCCAGGGCGCGCTTTATCTTTCGATGCGTTTTTTTCTGCCGGCAATCGCGCCCGTCACCTTTTCGCTTTCCATAATCGTTTACCTTATAGCCGCGGCGGCGCTGCCCGGCCCGGACCCGGAAACCCGGGTCCGGGGGCTGGCGCTGGCCGCCGTGGCGGGAAGCGCGCTTCAGCTTGCGCTGCTTGCGCCCGCCGTGAAAAAACTGGGTTACAGTCTGAGGCTGACAAACCCGCTGCGCACGCCGGCGGTAAAAACCGCGCTTGCCATGATGCTGCCCGCGCTGGTCTGCTCGGCCGGCGACCAGATTTCCATGTTTACCGGCATGTTCTTCGCCAGTTTTCTGCCGCAGGGTTCAATCACGGCGATTTATAACTCCGCGCGCATAATGCAGTTGCCGCTCGCGCTGTTCGGAGTGGCGGCCGCCAACTCAGCGCTGGCCCATTTAACCGTAAGCGCGCAGTCGGGCGACCGGGCGGAATTCCGTTCCACCTACTCGCTCGCGGTGCGCCTGACCGGATTCATGCTTATACCGGCCATGGCGGGCATTCTGGTTCTCGACCTGCCGCTTGTGCGCGCTCTGTTCGAGCACGGGCGCTTTTCATTCGAGCAGAGCGAAGTAACCGCCTCCGCGCTCCGGTGGCTTGGGCCGGGCCTGGCGGCGCACGGCGTGAACAAAATTTCCGTAATGGCGTTTTACGCGTTAAAAGACTGGAAAACCCCGTTCAAAATAATTCTGGCCCAGACCGCGGTCGAAATCGCGCTGTGCATGGCGCTGCTGGGGAAAATGGGCGTGGCGGGACTGGCGCTGGCGTCATCGGCGGGCGCATGGTCCGGCGCGCTCCTGCTTACGCTGGCGCTAAGAAAAAAGTTCGGGCCGCTCGGTTTCGCGGGGATATTGCGCGCGTACGCGCGATTTATCCTTCTGGCGGGCGCGATGGCCGGGCTCTGCGCCATGGCGTTGCATTACGCTCAGCCGCTCGGCACGGCGCTTGCAGCCGCCTGCGCCGTCTGCGCGGGCGCGGCCGGCTACGCGGGGCTGGCTCTGGCTTTTAACACCGGCGAAGCCAAACTGTTTCTGGCCGCCGGAAAGAACCGGGAGAACACCCGATGA
- a CDS encoding excinuclease ABC subunit UvrC, with amino-acid sequence MTANRAGLAALPHSPGVYIMRAGKGEIIYIGKAIDLARRVSQYFQQSRAGEGGWKIPGLMALLRRIDYLPCQSERDALVLEERLIKEHQPFFNRMLKDGKTYPFVRLNLNEPFPRLSVTREKRRDGARYFGPYPHAAELKGLLRHLWSAGIIPLRPCKWNFSPERPLARKKTDSCVYYHTGQCPAPCAGGISPRQYREIAERAELFLEGRHQELADRFRALMSAASERLDYEQAARYRDFLETLRHMRERIKISRCTGSGLEAKLAKSRAAMRLAETLGLKRPPVHIEAFDNSHLFGEQAVGSMVCFTGGEKNRPHYRRFRIKSALPERGGDDFLMMREIVTRRLAALAKTGEPPPDLLLIDGGPGQLAAAAKAVAASRLRVALVALAKREEELFVPGRGKSIRLDRSDPALRLLMEIRDEAHRFAITYHRRLRDKKLLED; translated from the coding sequence ATGACCGCAAACCGCGCCGGGCTCGCGGCCCTGCCCCACAGCCCGGGCGTTTACATAATGCGCGCGGGCAAGGGCGAGATAATCTATATCGGCAAGGCGATAGATCTGGCCAGGCGGGTTTCGCAGTATTTCCAGCAGTCGCGCGCGGGCGAAGGCGGCTGGAAAATACCGGGCCTGATGGCGTTGCTGCGCCGGATTGACTATCTGCCCTGCCAAAGCGAGCGGGACGCGCTCGTGCTGGAAGAGCGGCTGATAAAAGAACACCAGCCGTTCTTTAACAGAATGCTCAAAGACGGCAAGACCTACCCGTTCGTAAGGCTGAATTTAAACGAACCGTTCCCGCGCCTGAGCGTTACGCGCGAAAAACGGCGCGACGGAGCTCGCTATTTCGGCCCTTACCCGCACGCCGCGGAGCTTAAAGGACTGCTGCGGCATCTGTGGTCGGCAGGAATCATTCCGCTGCGGCCGTGCAAATGGAATTTTTCGCCGGAGCGCCCGCTCGCGCGGAAGAAAACAGACTCCTGCGTGTATTACCATACCGGTCAGTGTCCCGCGCCCTGCGCGGGCGGCATCTCGCCGCGGCAATACCGTGAAATAGCGGAACGGGCGGAACTGTTCCTGGAAGGCCGCCATCAGGAACTGGCCGACCGATTCCGCGCGCTGATGAGCGCGGCGTCAGAACGGCTCGATTACGAACAGGCGGCGCGCTACCGGGATTTTCTCGAAACCCTGCGGCATATGCGCGAGCGGATAAAAATTTCGCGCTGCACCGGTTCCGGGCTGGAAGCCAAACTCGCCAAAAGCCGGGCCGCCATGCGGCTGGCCGAAACGCTGGGCTTAAAACGCCCGCCGGTCCATATCGAAGCGTTCGACAATTCGCACCTGTTCGGGGAACAGGCGGTTGGCTCAATGGTCTGTTTCACGGGCGGCGAAAAGAACCGCCCGCACTACCGCCGGTTCCGGATAAAAAGCGCGCTGCCTGAGCGCGGCGGGGATGATTTTCTCATGATGCGGGAAATAGTTACAAGGCGGCTCGCCGCGCTGGCAAAAACCGGCGAACCACCGCCGGATCTGCTGCTTATTGACGGCGGGCCCGGCCAGCTGGCCGCCGCCGCAAAAGCCGTTGCGGCCAGCCGCCTGCGCGTAGCGCTTGTCGCGCTGGCCAAACGGGAGGAGGAACTGTTCGTGCCGGGACGCGGCAAAAGCATCCGGCTCGACCGGTCGGACCCGGCATTAAGGCTGCTCATGGAAATACGTGACGAAGCGCACCGTTTCGCCATAACCTATCACCGCCGGCTGCGTGATAAAAAATTACTGGAGGATTAA
- a CDS encoding peptidylprolyl isomerase — MKLGLIAAAAALIAICGCGDPAATDGKIVSISYALKVNGRQVDTASGDRPFVFTMGDKSTIPGMEEALKNKHKGDKIHILIPPEKAYGAHNGAYVKEVPLSALKGLQVKAGDNIAARTADGKALPAKIIALGKTAATVDFNHPLAGQTLEFDLTVLDVRNSRR; from the coding sequence ATGAAACTAGGACTGATAGCGGCAGCCGCGGCGCTGATTGCGATCTGCGGCTGCGGAGACCCGGCTGCGACGGATGGCAAAATCGTATCCATTTCATACGCGCTGAAAGTGAACGGCCGGCAGGTGGACACCGCCTCCGGCGACAGGCCGTTCGTTTTCACGATGGGCGACAAAAGCACCATCCCCGGCATGGAAGAAGCGCTGAAGAACAAGCATAAAGGCGATAAAATCCATATTCTGATCCCGCCGGAAAAAGCCTACGGCGCCCATAACGGCGCCTATGTGAAGGAAGTGCCGCTTTCCGCGCTGAAAGGCTTGCAGGTAAAAGCGGGGGACAACATAGCGGCGCGCACGGCCGACGGCAAAGCGCTGCCGGCAAAAATAATCGCGCTCGGCAAAACCGCCGCGACCGTTGACTTCAATCATCCGCTCGCCGGACAGACTCTGGAGTTCGATCTGACGGTTCTGGATGTCAGGAACAGCCGGCGATGA
- a CDS encoding MGMT family protein, producing MKKSRPALCLPPGVTKAQLQKLLPEAVLAAMPDYPPFYQRVWLACALIPKGETRTYGRIAAAAGNPRAARAAGAALKRNPFAPAVPCHRVIRQSGEPGGYSAPGGPAKKIALLAAERAAKISKES from the coding sequence ATGAAAAAATCCAGACCGGCCCTGTGCCTTCCGCCGGGCGTCACAAAAGCGCAATTGCAAAAACTGCTGCCGGAAGCCGTGCTTGCCGCAATGCCGGACTACCCGCCTTTTTACCAGCGGGTATGGCTGGCGTGCGCGCTGATCCCGAAAGGCGAAACCCGAACTTACGGGCGGATTGCCGCGGCGGCCGGCAATCCGCGCGCGGCGCGCGCGGCTGGCGCCGCGTTAAAGCGCAACCCGTTCGCGCCGGCGGTGCCGTGCCACCGCGTGATCCGCCAGTCGGGCGAGCCGGGCGGTTATTCGGCGCCCGGCGGGCCGGCTAAAAAAATCGCATTGCTGGCGGCTGAACGCGCGGCGAAAATATCGAAGGAAAGCTAA
- a CDS encoding TolC family protein, whose product MPFLKTALLAAAGLLPAAPLYAQTAAPQPPMYPVAGYTAAVVSGPPQGLDNLVTSQVIEKFDLPQKHVVKDGDELTLDQCLSIALDQDPDLLASRFSAQAAQAALKGSKSAYYPAINAQVYAQKYGAPYTNPQDPYVTTQQQKYTLGGGGISLKQLLLDFGSRSGSIGASSAGYKASLYDLENLATQIARDIKQYYYDVIRAKRALDVNIETVSQYEQHLAVAQAQFGQGSKPKYDVTKAETDLSGAQLGLIRARNEYELARIRLNSAMFLTKPGRYSVRDTLDYTDYSIALDDILNKAYENRPDLKALAQQYAAAEFEVRQARSDYYPSFYASGAYNAAGSETPASQNWNAGLSLELNIFQGMKTRAAVERGNARQNALKAQLYSKGRDIYMEAQKSLLALSEAEERISNAAAQVKEASENLEIATVRYQTGISTPIELTDATASYSDAKLQFITALYDYKIAQADIEKTMGSR is encoded by the coding sequence ATGCCTTTTTTAAAAACAGCACTGTTGGCGGCAGCCGGGCTTCTGCCCGCCGCGCCGCTATACGCCCAGACCGCCGCGCCGCAACCGCCGATGTATCCGGTGGCCGGGTATACCGCGGCCGTGGTATCCGGCCCGCCGCAGGGGCTAGACAATCTGGTCACATCGCAAGTCATCGAAAAATTCGATCTGCCGCAAAAACACGTTGTAAAAGACGGCGACGAACTGACTCTCGACCAGTGCCTTTCGATCGCGCTGGACCAGGATCCCGACTTACTGGCTTCCCGGTTCTCGGCGCAAGCCGCGCAGGCCGCGCTCAAAGGCTCGAAATCCGCCTATTATCCGGCCATAAACGCCCAGGTTTACGCCCAGAAATACGGTGCGCCCTACACCAACCCGCAAGACCCGTATGTAACCACCCAGCAGCAGAAGTACACGCTGGGCGGTGGTGGCATTTCGCTGAAACAGCTGCTGCTTGATTTCGGCAGCCGCTCCGGTTCGATAGGCGCGAGTTCGGCGGGCTACAAAGCCTCGCTTTATGATCTGGAAAATCTGGCCACGCAAATCGCCCGCGACATCAAGCAGTATTACTACGACGTGATCCGGGCCAAACGCGCGCTGGACGTCAATATCGAAACGGTGTCGCAATACGAGCAGCATCTGGCCGTAGCGCAGGCCCAGTTCGGGCAGGGCAGCAAACCGAAATATGACGTGACCAAAGCCGAAACCGATTTAAGCGGCGCGCAGCTGGGTCTGATTCGCGCGCGCAACGAATACGAACTCGCCCGCATCCGGCTCAACAGCGCGATGTTCCTCACCAAGCCCGGCAGATACAGCGTCCGGGACACTCTCGATTACACCGATTACAGCATCGCGCTTGACGATATTCTTAACAAGGCTTATGAGAACCGGCCCGATCTGAAGGCGCTGGCCCAGCAATACGCGGCGGCGGAATTCGAGGTGCGGCAGGCCAGGTCGGACTATTACCCTTCGTTTTACGCCAGCGGCGCGTACAACGCGGCGGGGAGCGAAACTCCGGCGTCGCAGAACTGGAACGCCGGCCTGTCGCTCGAACTGAACATTTTTCAGGGCATGAAAACCCGCGCGGCGGTGGAACGCGGCAACGCGCGGCAAAACGCGCTCAAGGCGCAGCTTTACTCGAAAGGCCGCGATATTTATATGGAAGCGCAGAAATCACTGCTTGCGCTGTCGGAAGCGGAGGAACGGATCTCCAACGCGGCGGCGCAGGTAAAAGAAGCGTCGGAGAATCTGGAGATCGCCACGGTGCGGTATCAGACCGGCATCAGCACTCCTATTGAACTGACTGACGCGACGGCCTCCTACAGCGATGCGAAACTACAGTTCATCACGGCGCTGTATGATTACAAAATCGCGCAGGCCGACATTGAAAAAACCATGGGGTCAAGATAA
- a CDS encoding efflux RND transporter periplasmic adaptor subunit: MKKVLILVLAVLPALAACKKKEAQETIPVVPVKMARAEVKTMPIQITAVGAIESYNQVDIIPRVDGQIQAINFREGSEVKKGDLLVTIDPAVYQEAVSKAQAQLQQDLSELEYDRADAQRYANLLKEGAVATADAQQHQTSFLKQQEQVNADKAALAQAQLDLGYCKLTAPVSGVTSGYLVNMGAIVSRNQTKILTLNQIKPIYVTFSVAEKYLGAIRKAHSRKPLAVTAVTSDGESKTGTLSFINNTVDPNTGMIQLKASFPNLDKDLWPGQFANATITLDEQADAVVIAANAVQPDNAGKNFVYVVGADSVVQARPVVVDRTIGNQVVISSGLAGGENIVTDGQLKLRSGFKAVESAIDLNAPAK; this comes from the coding sequence ATGAAAAAAGTCCTTATTCTCGTTCTCGCCGTTCTGCCGGCGCTGGCCGCCTGCAAAAAAAAAGAGGCGCAGGAAACCATCCCCGTAGTGCCGGTGAAGATGGCGCGGGCGGAAGTGAAAACCATGCCCATCCAGATAACCGCCGTGGGCGCGATCGAATCCTATAACCAGGTGGACATCATACCGCGGGTTGACGGCCAGATCCAGGCAATAAACTTCAGGGAAGGCAGCGAAGTGAAAAAAGGCGATCTGCTGGTCACCATTGACCCGGCGGTATACCAGGAAGCGGTTTCCAAGGCGCAGGCGCAGCTTCAGCAAGACCTTTCCGAACTGGAGTACGACCGGGCCGACGCGCAGCGTTACGCGAACCTGCTCAAGGAAGGCGCCGTAGCCACCGCCGACGCGCAGCAGCACCAGACCTCTTTTTTAAAACAGCAGGAACAGGTCAACGCCGACAAGGCGGCCCTGGCGCAGGCGCAGCTGGATCTGGGCTACTGCAAGCTGACCGCGCCGGTCAGCGGAGTGACGAGCGGGTATCTGGTCAACATGGGCGCGATAGTGAGCAGGAACCAGACGAAAATCCTGACGCTGAACCAGATCAAGCCTATTTACGTCACCTTCTCCGTGGCGGAGAAATACCTTGGCGCCATACGCAAAGCGCACAGCAGAAAACCGCTGGCGGTCACCGCCGTGACATCGGACGGCGAAAGCAAAACCGGCACGCTGAGCTTTATCAACAATACCGTAGACCCCAACACCGGCATGATCCAGCTCAAAGCGAGTTTTCCCAATCTGGACAAGGACCTGTGGCCCGGCCAGTTCGCCAACGCCACCATTACGCTTGACGAGCAGGCGGACGCGGTGGTTATCGCCGCCAACGCCGTTCAGCCCGATAACGCGGGCAAAAACTTTGTTTATGTAGTCGGAGCGGACAGCGTGGTGCAGGCCAGGCCGGTAGTAGTGGACCGCACTATCGGCAATCAGGTGGTCATCTCTTCGGGCCTGGCGGGCGGCGAAAACATCGTCACCGACGGGCAGCTAAAACTGCGCAGCGGCTTCAAAGCCGTGGAAAGCGCCATTGATTTAAACGCGCCGGCAAAATAA